TTGGTTCGGGGAAGTTCCTTCAATTGCAATGAGCCAAGTTCAATCATAAACAGGCCGATAAAAGTCTCCAGGATTATCACATTGTTCTTCTCCGCAAACCCTAGCATCCTTGTGCACTCATCATTTGGATTCATGCAAAGTAGCTGGTACTTCCTCTCCGCATTCAGAGAAAGTAGCTTGTCTATCTCAATGATTCTTGAGATCACCCATGAACCAACACCATCACAATCGGTGTTCCAGTTGTATAACACAGCTTTGTAGTCCCACTTTAACAGAAAGATGAACCCAAGCCCATCCCCATCTGCCCGCAAAATCGAGTATTGGCTGCTGTGAATCATATGCAATTGGCGCGGAACAGGTATCACGGCGAGTCTCTCCCTATCCAAATCAAACTCAATGATGCTTGATGAACTACCAACAAGGATCCAGTAGAGAGAATTCCCAGCCAGCACGGCGGGCTTGTCCGGATTGCTTAAAAAGTCCCAGGATGGAAGCAGCGTCGACATGGGATCACCCCATTCGCTGGTCTCCGACGAATAAACCCAGGCAAGCAATCGCCTATTTTGTTTCTCCTCCTCCGGCACTATTAAGATTACCTGAAAATGATCTAACCCATCGCGGCGAAGCACCGCCCCATTGATCCACCACCGCAAGAGCTTATAGTCATCAAAGCCCTGGGGGAAGGCAATGGGGTGCTTGTCGCCGCTAACAGGATCCCACACCAGGACCGGGCGCCACGATGCCGGTGGTGCTCTCCGGGGGCACCTCCATGGTAACTGGAGAATGAGGACCAGACCATCGCGGCATCCAACGAGCCTGCGGTAGCTGTAGTCTGGGTAGGTAGCCGGCAAGTAGAAGCGGCGATCCCGCAGACGATCGGGGCGATCCATGGTGGGTATGAAGTAGATATCGTGGAAGCTTCCCTGGACGTGACTGATATCGAAGAAACCGAGAAGGGGGGCGCTGCGGCGGTGGTGCAGGCGGAATCGGCGGAGGAACCCCGGATCGGATAGGAGACTGCGCCAGGGATTGCACACGAGGGAGGCGCGCGGGATGGAAGACGGCTGCggcgggaggcggaggaggacctCGGCGAGTAGGTCCTCGTCCTCCAGCGGCGGCGGCGCCGCCGTCGAGCGGGGGCGGCGATGGCTCGTCATCCCTCCCCTCCCGATCCCGAGTGCTCCTCGTGCGGGAAGTCAAATCTGAGATTGTGATGTAGAGGAATTGGAGTAGACTCACACTGCGGGTATGCGACTGAAGCCCAAGACTTTGTGGTCCTCGTGCAGGAAGTCAAATCTCAGATTGTTTTTTTCCAAGAGTGGAAGCCAGTGGTGAGTATAGCCACAGAAAAACAATTTACCACAGGGCTTctatatattaaaaatattacATTTTTTGTCGGAAAAACGACGTCTAATAAACCCCGTAAAACTTTTTCGATCCTTAAACTTTTTAAAGGTCACTGTAAATTCATCTACGAAAAGCTTATATGTACAATTGGAAACATACGCGCGGCCACGACAGGCAACACACGTGCGGCCGCGGGCAGTGCCGAGCTCAATCAGGGACGAGCGGATGCGCGAGGAAGCGCGCGGTCGGGGCAGACGGCACAGGGATCCTCCATCGTATGCGTGGCCGGGAACGGTCGGCGCCGGGGCGCCAGGGCGAGGCACGCCGTGGCCGGAGACGGTTCGTCGGGAtaggaggaaaaaagaaaaaaaaatgggcTATAGTGGGACACATTTTCATTTACGGGATCAATATGTTTTGTCTGGGGCAAATTTGCATagttaaaatggtttacggtgtcTCTTATACTCTTTTTTAAGGGTCTAGTAGAGATACTCTCAGCAAGGCACGAGAACTAGTCAGGTGAGTAGGGTTATGTCTTCTAAAATTTGTCTAGAGAATATGAATCTGGCTACCAGAAAACACAAGAATGAAGTGAAATTGAGGATTTGATTCAATCTCATAAAGGAACTATAGATAAATTGATCatagttttatttttttaaagaaaaataaGCCTAATTTTAGAATTTGGCACACGGCCCCGAATTTTACCGGCTCGACACTGGTCACTAGTGATGGTAATAGTGGAGGCCTTGGCTTGGCATGGGTCATGGAGAATTGGAGAGTGGATATTAAGCTAGCAAATGTGAGGTGCGttggtgcttgatacgtccattttgcatcatgttttcatattgatattaattgctttttgggctgttattacacttcgaggtacaatacttatgtcttttctatcttattttgcaatatttacatgaagagggagaatgtcggcagctggaattctggcctgaaaaaggagcaagtttgagatgcctattctgcgcaactccaaaagccgtgaaaatcaacgtggaattttttgagaatatgtaaaaaatactggacggaagaggtaccagaggggcgccacctggaggccacaagcctgccaggcccgatctaccccccctggccggggctggagggcttgtgggccccctgttgcccctccggcgctcatcttttgctatatgaagggtttcgtccggaaaaaaaatcagaagggagcttttcggaggattcgccgtcgccacgaggcagaacttgagcagaaccaatctagagctctggcaggacgttcctgccggggaaacttccctcccggaggcggaaatcgtcgtcatcgtcatcaccaacactcctctcatcggagggaactcgtcaccatcaacatcttcatcagcaccatctcatatccaaaccctagttcatcacttgtaaccaatctccgtctcacgactccgattggtacttgtaaggttgctagtagtgttaattactccttgtagttgatgctagttggattatttggtggaagattttaggttcagatccttgatgctactcattacctctttggtcatgaacatgattatgctttgtgagtggttacttttgttcctgaggacatgggataagtcatgctaatagtagtcatgtgaatttggtattcgttcgatattttgatgtgttgtatgttgtttctcctctagtggtgttatgtgaacgtcgactacataacacttcgccattatttgggcctattggaaggtattgggaagtagtaagtagatgatgggttgctagagtgacagaagctgaaaccctagcttatgcgttgcttcgtaaggggctgatttggatccactagtttaatgctatggttagactttgtgttaattcttatttcgtagttgcggatgcttgcgagaggggttaatcataattgggatgcttgtccaagtaagggcagtacccaagcgccggtccacccacatatcaaacaatcaaagtaacgaacgtgaatcatatgaacatgatgaaaactagcatgacagaaatttccgtgtgtccttgggagcatttttcgtcttataagactttgtccaggcttgtcccttgctacaaaagggattgggccactttgctgcaccgtttctacttttgttacttgttacttgctacgaatcatctcaccatacaatcacttgttaccgataatttcagtgcttgcagatattaccttgctgaaaaccacttgtcggatccttctgctcctcgttgggttcgacactcttacttatcgaaaggactacgattgatcccctatacttgtgggtcatcaagactcttttctggcgccgttgccggggagtgaagcgcctttggtaagtggaacttggtaaggaaacattcatatagtgtgctgaaattcattgtcacttgtcactatggatactaatcctttgaggggcttgttcggggtatcttcacctcgaacggaagcactaatagttgctcctcaacctgctgcacctactgaaaatatttgctttgaatttccttcgagtatgcttgagaaactgctggctaatccttttagaggagatggaacatgacatccagacttgcatctaatctatgtggatgaggtctgtggtttatttaagcttgcaggttttcccgaggatgaggtcaagaagaaggtctttcctttatctttgaaggataaggctttgatatggtataggctatgtgatgatactagatcatgggactacaatcggttgaaattggaatttcatcaaaagttttatcctatgcatttagtacatcgtgatcggaattatatttataatttttggcctcgtgacagagaaagcatcgctcaagcttggggaggcttaaatcaatgttatattcatgccccaatcatgagctagcAGGTTCTAGTAGAGATGCTCTCAGGAAGGCACGAGAACTAGCATGTGAGTAGGGTTATATCTTCTAAAATTTGTCTAGAGAATATGAATCTCGCTACCAGAAAACACAAGAATGAACTGAAATAGAGGATTTGATTCAATCTCATAAAGGAACTATAGATAAATTGATCatagttttattttttaaaaagaaaaataagccTAATTTTAGAATTTCGCACAGGGCCATGAATTTTACCGGCCCGACACTGGTCACTAGTGATGGTAATAGTGGAGGCCTTGGCTTGGCATGGGTCATGGAGAATTGGAGAGTGGATATTAAGCTAGCCAATGTGAGGTGCATTGATGCTAATGTCCAAACACTAGGCAACCCGATGTGACATATAACTAGGGTACACTACTAGAAAAATCATCATTATTGACTTTTTTTGTGTTTGTCGAGTACCTGACCACGGGATCATCGTAAAATGCATGTAAGCTGAGTTTGGCTCTCGATAGACCGCAAGGCATGGCATATGGTAGATGTTACTGAGCTCGAGACCAGAAATACTAGTCAAACATGACAAAATTCGGCTTATGAAGCGTATGCTGAGAGCCTCGGTCATGGAACCCGTCAAAACGTGTGTGAGGTGGCACGGTCGTCCTCGCTTGAAGGCTCCATGACATACAGTCCATCTTTTTCGAGATTCATGGCCAACACGCGGTGGATATTAAGCTAGCAGATGAGAGATGCATGGATGCTAATGTCCAACCGATGGGCAAACTAACGTGGCATCTAACTTGTGTATATGGTGAGCAAGGGTAGAGAGTCGACATCTTATGTGGGCCTTGCTGCAATGTATAGCAGGATAGAGCAATATCCCATGGCTTGAGAATGGTGATTTTACTGAAGAATTGGGATTGTGAATGCTTCTCAAACACGCCTATGGCTTCCGGTCAAATAAGTGCCTTTTGAGATGGGTTAGAGACTTGTGAATTAACTCACCTGGCCTTCATTGGCCTTGTGTATACATACGATAATAAAATAAGCGGTAATGGAAATGTCAAGGTGCGTCTAGATAGGGCTCTAGCTAATATGGGCTAGCGGAATCTTTTCCCGGTTGCAACTTTAAAACATCTTATTTCGCCATGGTCCGATCAACGTTTGTTATTAGTCAAAGGCGATGTTGTTTTTGGTCAAACCCAAAGGTCAAGTGTCGCAGTTATGAGATTATGTGGGAGAGGGAAGAGATGATCTCAAGGGCATGGGGTGAGGCTACACAGAAGCTTAACTGGGTGATATTTGGACTGCTCTTGGAATGAATTATTTGCATCAGTGGATTTTGGTAATGTAAGTTCTTATATTGAGAAGTCCATAACAATAGCAGAGGACCTCATGAACATGGATGCTGAAATGTCAAAATTGCAGAAGGAAGAGAATAAATTATATTAGTTGCTCTATCGCGAGGAAGTGATGTGGCTGCAAAGGTTGTGAATCCAGTGGTGAAAGAAGGTGATTATAACCCGAAGTATTTTTCACTCTAAGGCTGTTTGGGGAGCCACAAAGAACAACATTAAGAAGTTGATAGATGTGCATTTGATTGAGCACGAGGGTGAGAGCATGGTAGCcgcatcaagcacatattttgTTCCCTAATAACAATTCTTGGCCCCTCCCCAATCATTGATTTCATTCAGCCAAGAGTTAATTATGATATTAATGCTTCTTTATGTCGTATGTTCTTTGAGTGGGAAATTGCAGATGTCGTATTCCGGATAGGGACGTTCAAATTGTCCAGCCGTGATGGTTTCCCTGCACCATTTATTTGAAAAGAGATTGGGTTCACGTTCGAGATTAGGTAATTATGGCGATGGGGGCATTTATTCGTAAGAGAGTTATGCCTGATAGTATACAATAATATTATCTTGATCCCAAATATTCCAAACCCACAAAAGGTAACTTACTTCTTCCCAATATATCCACAAGGTGGTTGCTAAGTGCCTTGTAAGTAGACTATGCCCACAATTGGATGACATTATCTCAACCACACAAAGTGCACCCATATATGGCAGGATAATTATAATAACTGATATAATTGCTTTTGATTTCTTTGGTTATATCAAGCAAGAAAAATATCCCACAAAAAGTTTTTGCATTTATAAGCTTGATTTGTCCAAAGCATACTATGAGGTGGACTAGAATTACCTTAGGCAGGTGATGCAAAATATGAGTTTCGCTGACAAATAGAACAATCTTGGATTCATTCGCACCTTCATTTGGGATACGATAAGGTAACCCATGCATTATCCCCATATTTATTCCTTTTTCGTTGTTGATGGCCTTTCTACTCTTTTTGATAGAGGATTGCAGTTGGGAATGTTACTCCCATTAAGGGATCTCCCACTTGCTAACTGATGATGATACTTTGTTGTTTTTTGAAGCAAACCAAGCAATTCaagtaaaaaacaaatttggATGCGTATGCATCTAGCATTGGTCAGCtgataaatcttgcaaaatattcTATTATTTTTGGAGACTCTTGCCCCACCTTCcagcaaactaatgtttgttCTGTGCTTCAAGCACATAATGAAACTTTTGAGGAAAAAATATTTGGGAATCCCTACTCCGGATGGACGAATGACAAAAGTGGAATTTTAGTATATTCAGTCCAAGTTATCCTAGAGCATGATTGCATGATGTTTCCCATCACAAGGTGGTAAGAAGTTCTCATTAATTCCATTCATAGTCCATTCCTGCTTATATTATGAGTATCTTCAAGATTTTGCTCAGGTTGATTGGTGAATAAAATCAAATGATTAGGATTTTCTACTCGGGATCTTAGAATGGCAAAAGGAAAGTTACTTGAAGTCGTGGGATGATATCACTAACCAAAATGTATTAGGCGAATTGGTTTATATGACTTTTGATTATTTAACCAAGCGCTCGTTGCACCACAAGGTTGGTGCGTGTTGACCAAATCTGACAGCTTGGGTGCTCGTGTGATATGCTTGGCTAGAGGATATTATACTCTGATGTAACCCTTTTCTTCTTGGaaattattggaaatatgccctagaggcaatgataaaatagttattattatatttcctgtttcaagataatcgtttattatccatgctataattgtattgaatgaaagcatagatacatgtgtggatatatagacaaaacaatgtccctagtaagcctctagttgactagacagttgatcaaggatggttaaggttttctgaccatatgcaagtgctgtcacttgatgactggatcacatcattaggagaatgatgtgatggacaagacccaaattataaacgtagcatgtgatcgtgtcattttgttgctattgttttctgtgtgtcaagtattcattcctatgaccatgagatcatgtaactcactgacaccgaaggaatgccttgtgtgtatcaaatgtcacaacgttactgggtgactataaaggtgttctacaggtatctccgaaggtgtccttgagttagcatggatcaagactgggatttgtcacttcatgtgacggagaggtatctcggggcccactcggtaatacaacatcatatataagccttgcaagcaatgtgactcaagtgttagtcacgggatcttgtattacggaacgaggaaagagacttgttggtaacgagattgaaataggcatagggataccaacgatcaaatcttgggcaagtaacataccgaaggacaaagggaatgatatacgggattatatgaatccttggcacagaggttcaaccgataagatctttgtagaatatgtggtatccaatatggacatccaagtgccgctgttggatattgaccggggagtgtctcgggtcatgtatgcatagttctcgaacccgcggggtgtggacacttaaggttcggtgatgtttcggtatagttgggttataggtgttggttaccgaaggttgttcggagtcccggatgagatcacagacgtcacgagggtttccagaatggtccataaatgaagattgatatatatgattgtttcatttggtctccgaaaAGATTTCTCGCATtacccgcagtgtaccgggagtgacaatggGTTCcaagtttttaccgggaggggcccacccacccaggagtgagcctaatagcccaagggtggcgcaccagccttagtgagctggtgaggccagcccaagtgggccatGTTGGGTAAgaaaaaaaaccaaagagaaaaaagggaggCGGgatgaagaggaggactcctccttccctaaaccgaattggagttggaatcctcctcctcctcgcttggtctgcgcccttggggctctcttgagacccaaggctagcccctcccctcctcctatatatactagaggttttagggtttttgagacacaactttgccacgtgaaccctaaacctctacttcgtagttcttcctctagatcggttttctgcggagctcgggcggagccctgcaggaatagatcatcaccatcaccggcgcgctgtcaccctgccggagaactcaactacttccccgtctctcttgctagatcaagaaggcggagatcgtcatcgagctgtacgtgtgctgaacacggaggtgtcgtccgttcggcgctagatcggaacggatcatgggacgacggtgatttgaatcacgtgttggaattatgccctagaggcaataataaatatagttattattataattcttgtatcaagataatcgtttattatccatgc
This genomic stretch from Hordeum vulgare subsp. vulgare chromosome 6H, MorexV3_pseudomolecules_assembly, whole genome shotgun sequence harbors:
- the LOC123403657 gene encoding uncharacterized protein LOC123403657, whose translation is MTSHRRPRSTAAPPPLEDEDLLAEVLLRLPPQPSSIPRASLVCNPWRSLLSDPGFLRRFRLHHRRSAPLLGFFDISHVQGSFHDIYFIPTMDRPDRLRDRRFYLPATYPDYSYRRLVGCRDGLVLILQLPWRCPRRAPPASWRPVLVWDPVSGDKHPIAFPQGFDDYKLLRWWINGAVLRRDGLDHFQVILIVPEEEKQNRRLLAWVYSSETSEWGDPMSTLLPSWDFLSNPDKPAVLAGNSLYWILVGSSSSIIEFDLDRERLAVIPVPRQLHMIHSSQYSILRADGDGLGFIFLLKWDYKAVLYNWNTDCDGVGSWVISRIIEIDKLLSLNAERKYQLLCMNPNDECTRMLGFAEKNNVIILETFIGLFMIELGSLQLKELPRTNWHKFDIHPFESVYAAGTGIDAGHAGPEVLHNA